A single genomic interval of Rosistilla ulvae harbors:
- a CDS encoding ECF-type sigma factor has protein sequence MENATDELLKSQRAKGNPKAEGLFTLVYEDLIRLAGSYLRDEPDRDKLSATSLVHEAYFRMIDQNRVDWAGKTHFFAIGARVMRRILVDHARRVHAQKRGGEWSRIELDDVSTFSMERDADVLALDDLLETLAGLDPTQARIVEMRFFGGMTMKEIAGALQMGLRTVEKEWAMARAWLRNTLDEDAQE, from the coding sequence ATGGAAAATGCAACCGACGAACTTCTGAAGTCGCAGCGTGCCAAGGGTAACCCCAAAGCGGAAGGCCTGTTTACGCTGGTATACGAAGACTTGATTCGTCTGGCGGGCAGCTATCTGCGCGATGAACCCGATCGGGACAAGCTTAGCGCCACCTCGTTGGTGCATGAAGCCTATTTTCGGATGATCGATCAGAACCGCGTCGATTGGGCCGGCAAGACCCACTTTTTTGCGATCGGAGCGCGGGTCATGCGGCGAATCCTTGTCGATCACGCCCGCCGCGTCCATGCACAGAAGCGGGGGGGCGAATGGTCGCGGATCGAACTGGATGATGTTTCCACCTTTTCGATGGAACGCGATGCCGACGTGTTGGCGCTGGACGACCTGCTGGAAACCCTGGCAGGCCTCGACCCCACCCAAGCGCGGATCGTCGAGATGCGGTTCTTTGGCGGGATGACGATGAAGGAGATTGCCGGAGCGCTTCAGATGGGGCTTCGGACAGTTGAGAAGGAGTGGGCGATGGCCCGAGCCTGGCTGCGCAACACGCTCGACGAGGATGCTCAAGAATGA
- a CDS encoding S1C family serine protease: protein MINCFRYMRRVLLWFAVLFAVAANSSRGQDLLAFESQEVSDLETDLPTIEKAFPTQIDDFRELESILQPLAAKAIAATVGVRLGDAYASGVIVSASGYVLTAAHVSGSPGRTVQLTLSDGRKVRGKTLGQNTDVDGALIKIDSPGPWPFLPVAGPKTTTKPGDWCLATGHPGGYDQKRSAPLRLGRVISVNGYRLRSDCPIEPGDSGGPLVDLRGYVIGVHSRIYNDATGNLHVPIVTYRRTWERLKDSQVSVLGPASSFLAQFDFDQDGRLTLTELPDGPRRDAYLRLAKTYDFDAEQPQEISDLRSRIGLDLSKRRNVQLERPGQMLFDSPGELDALSKHHYTRGLAALNVLRNATEEASRWTVDVLVDGEQVATGTILDSDGWVVTKASELEAVVDRQWITCHLFDSERYRAKLVQVDRQYDLAWLKIDATDLSAVQWKTDGAAAVGQWVISTSRGRTPLSAGVISVPAREIRSTPGFMGVGGSPTRPDAYVESIVKGSGADRSVLRVGDVILAVNGVNISSFAALTTEVRRFVGGDVIKLRVRRDAREMTVAVRLGHRSDPKSQDDAAMAGRLSERRDGFPFAVTHDSVLLPEECGGPLIDLDGKAVGINIARSQRTGTLALTSETVERLFRTIKQRFATAE from the coding sequence ATGATCAATTGCTTTCGATATATGCGTCGCGTGCTCCTGTGGTTCGCCGTCTTGTTCGCTGTCGCGGCGAATTCTTCCCGGGGGCAAGATCTGCTGGCGTTCGAATCGCAGGAAGTCAGCGATTTGGAAACGGATCTCCCGACGATCGAAAAAGCGTTCCCGACCCAGATCGACGACTTTCGCGAACTCGAATCGATACTTCAACCACTCGCCGCCAAGGCGATCGCTGCCACGGTAGGTGTTCGTTTGGGCGATGCTTATGCAAGTGGCGTGATCGTCAGCGCTAGCGGGTATGTCTTGACCGCCGCGCACGTCAGCGGTTCGCCGGGGCGAACTGTCCAGTTGACTCTTTCCGATGGTCGAAAGGTGCGGGGCAAAACGCTCGGGCAGAACACCGATGTCGACGGGGCGTTGATCAAGATCGATAGTCCAGGGCCGTGGCCTTTTCTGCCGGTGGCCGGCCCGAAGACGACGACAAAACCGGGGGATTGGTGTTTGGCTACTGGACATCCCGGCGGTTACGATCAAAAACGCTCCGCCCCGCTGCGATTGGGCCGCGTCATTTCGGTCAATGGATACCGCTTGCGGAGCGATTGTCCGATCGAACCGGGAGATTCGGGGGGGCCGTTGGTCGACCTACGCGGATATGTGATCGGTGTCCACAGTCGGATTTATAATGATGCGACCGGCAACCTTCACGTTCCGATCGTGACCTATCGACGGACATGGGAGCGGTTGAAGGACAGTCAGGTTTCGGTGTTGGGACCTGCAAGTAGCTTTTTGGCTCAGTTTGATTTCGATCAGGACGGACGTTTAACGCTGACCGAACTGCCCGATGGGCCACGCCGCGACGCCTACCTGCGATTGGCCAAAACGTATGATTTTGACGCCGAACAACCGCAGGAGATAAGCGATCTGCGATCGCGGATCGGTTTGGATCTATCCAAGCGTCGAAACGTGCAACTCGAGCGCCCCGGCCAGATGCTGTTCGACAGCCCCGGTGAACTCGATGCCCTCAGCAAGCATCACTATACACGCGGGCTGGCTGCACTGAACGTGCTGCGGAACGCGACGGAAGAGGCGAGCCGTTGGACGGTCGATGTGCTGGTCGATGGAGAGCAGGTCGCGACCGGAACGATTCTCGACAGCGATGGATGGGTCGTGACGAAGGCGAGCGAGTTGGAAGCGGTCGTCGATCGCCAATGGATCACATGCCACTTGTTCGACAGCGAACGCTATCGGGCGAAGCTTGTCCAAGTCGATCGGCAGTACGATCTGGCCTGGCTGAAAATCGATGCGACCGACCTGTCGGCGGTTCAATGGAAGACCGACGGCGCGGCGGCGGTTGGGCAATGGGTGATCAGCACCAGCCGCGGCCGCACACCATTGTCCGCCGGCGTGATCAGCGTCCCTGCCCGCGAGATCCGATCGACACCTGGTTTCATGGGCGTCGGTGGATCGCCGACGCGCCCCGATGCTTATGTCGAATCGATTGTCAAAGGTAGTGGCGCCGACCGTTCGGTTCTCCGAGTGGGAGACGTGATCCTAGCCGTCAACGGTGTCAACATCTCCAGCTTCGCGGCCCTCACCACCGAAGTGCGACGTTTTGTGGGGGGGGATGTGATCAAATTGCGGGTCCGTCGCGATGCCCGCGAGATGACCGTCGCGGTGCGATTGGGGCATCGGTCCGATCCCAAGTCGCAGGACGACGCGGCGATGGCGGGGCGGTTGAGCGAGCGACGCGATGGGTTCCCGTTTGCTGTGACGCACGATAGCGTCCTGTTGCCCGAGGAGTGCGGTGGACCGTTAATCGATCTCGATGGCAAGGCCGTTGGGATCAATATCGCGCGGTCGCAGCGGACCGGGACGCTAGCGTTGACGTCCGAGACGGTGGAGCGATTGTTCCGTACGATCAAGCAGCGGTTCGCAACGGCGGAATAG
- a CDS encoding serine/threonine-protein kinase produces MTPEHYARVKEIFLAVESVPTERQQDQLESLCGDDAALRHDVLKLLKHHDSEAATQEGQTPFQQQASQTIINDSSVLARLRPDKPTVSSWLKSRLQADTRGIVFALVCITSLLLAWLVDRRVREYSIDSERAALRSNVKSAASEVKLWATQLETQAKQWGRDPKLLALAQQYLAMRPTPDKDQLLDSDLAQQTRERADELFGAGVPYMLWTPQGLTLASGPSDQSDVGTHLPPEAMVELARAANGAVQLQFPTHPKQSSDSVSPEAPKQMWVSFPIHSTGSAPVAVMRVRDTAWLQHFQAFFEKQNVGTLADTFCIDRDAHVLMRTRHAALWPDLGIVDATDRPDSEDGFVRVVDPGGPLADGYRPDRSRRMLPLTEAAARVTVGEDGTNIVGYRDIRGERVVGAWRWLPELELGIVSEVSFDSAYAFPRRMRYGLAAVLLLPLGLTGLAWFGDSFLRPKHLPTNAGGQQVGAYELLEKIGEGGMGYVYRARHSLLKRASAVKILRPDRLTMVDVGRFDREVKLAAQLTSPHTIRILDYGRTDDGLIYFAMEYLDGLTLSTVIMRSGSLSASRTLHFLIQLCKSIEEAHTAGLIHRDIKPENIIITRRGNEADWLILFDFGLAKSVAPNSKEFRTRETIWAGTPMFMSPERVRTPAAVDPRMDVYAIGAVGYFMLTGRPPFTTANPEMIFEQVLGVMPLPPSQAGATSSIPALDAIVMRCLAKSPDDRPDNAAQLRTRLEELAAKQPWTADEANAWWRANSQPKPQPKPQAAT; encoded by the coding sequence ATGACGCCGGAGCATTATGCACGCGTCAAGGAAATTTTTCTTGCTGTCGAAAGCGTGCCGACCGAACGCCAGCAGGATCAACTCGAATCACTCTGCGGTGACGATGCGGCGCTGCGACATGACGTCCTGAAGCTGTTGAAGCATCACGATTCCGAAGCGGCAACGCAGGAAGGACAGACACCGTTCCAGCAGCAAGCATCACAAACCATCATCAACGATTCATCGGTCCTCGCTCGCTTGCGTCCCGACAAACCAACGGTCTCGAGTTGGTTGAAGTCGCGTCTGCAAGCCGACACACGGGGGATCGTGTTTGCGTTGGTCTGCATCACGTCCCTGCTGCTCGCTTGGCTCGTCGACCGACGCGTTCGAGAATATTCGATCGATTCCGAACGGGCAGCGCTGCGGTCGAACGTTAAATCGGCAGCGTCCGAGGTGAAACTGTGGGCGACGCAGTTGGAGACCCAGGCGAAACAGTGGGGACGCGACCCAAAACTTTTGGCCTTGGCACAACAATATCTCGCCATGAGGCCAACTCCCGACAAGGATCAACTCCTCGATTCCGACCTGGCGCAGCAGACGCGAGAACGGGCCGACGAGCTATTTGGTGCCGGTGTTCCTTATATGTTATGGACCCCTCAAGGCCTGACCCTGGCTAGCGGACCATCCGACCAATCCGATGTCGGGACGCATTTGCCCCCCGAGGCGATGGTCGAATTGGCGAGGGCTGCCAATGGCGCGGTGCAGTTACAATTCCCAACTCATCCGAAACAGAGTTCCGATAGCGTTTCGCCCGAAGCGCCGAAACAGATGTGGGTATCGTTTCCGATCCACTCCACTGGTTCCGCTCCCGTGGCGGTGATGCGGGTGCGAGACACGGCATGGCTGCAGCACTTCCAAGCTTTTTTCGAAAAGCAAAACGTGGGCACGCTGGCCGATACGTTCTGCATCGATCGCGATGCCCATGTCTTGATGCGCACCCGCCATGCGGCGCTGTGGCCCGACCTGGGGATCGTTGACGCCACCGATCGGCCCGATTCCGAAGACGGTTTTGTCCGCGTGGTCGATCCGGGAGGTCCGCTGGCGGATGGCTATCGCCCCGACCGGTCGCGGCGGATGCTGCCCCTGACCGAAGCCGCGGCTCGGGTGACCGTTGGCGAAGACGGAACAAACATAGTTGGGTATCGCGATATTCGCGGCGAGCGGGTAGTGGGAGCATGGCGTTGGCTTCCAGAATTGGAACTGGGGATCGTCAGCGAAGTGAGCTTTGACAGCGCTTACGCATTCCCCCGAAGGATGCGGTACGGGCTGGCGGCGGTGCTGTTGTTGCCGTTGGGGCTGACGGGGCTAGCTTGGTTTGGCGACAGCTTCCTGCGCCCGAAACACTTGCCGACCAACGCGGGTGGACAGCAGGTTGGCGCCTACGAACTGCTGGAAAAGATCGGCGAAGGGGGAATGGGATATGTCTACCGTGCCCGTCATTCGCTTCTGAAGAGAGCGAGCGCCGTTAAAATCCTGCGGCCGGATCGATTGACGATGGTCGATGTCGGGCGGTTCGACCGGGAAGTCAAACTGGCGGCCCAGCTGACCAGTCCGCACACGATTCGCATCCTCGATTACGGCCGGACCGATGATGGTTTGATCTATTTTGCGATGGAGTACCTGGACGGACTGACGTTGAGCACGGTGATCATGCGCAGCGGATCGCTGTCGGCCAGCCGGACGCTGCACTTTTTGATTCAGTTGTGCAAGTCGATCGAAGAGGCGCACACGGCGGGGTTGATCCATCGCGACATCAAACCGGAAAACATTATCATCACCCGCCGCGGGAACGAAGCGGATTGGTTGATCTTGTTCGATTTTGGGTTGGCCAAATCGGTCGCTCCCAACAGCAAAGAGTTTCGCACGCGAGAGACGATCTGGGCGGGGACGCCGATGTTCATGTCTCCCGAACGCGTTCGCACTCCCGCGGCAGTCGACCCGCGAATGGATGTCTACGCGATCGGCGCAGTCGGCTATTTCATGCTGACCGGTCGCCCCCCATTCACGACCGCCAATCCCGAAATGATCTTCGAACAGGTGCTGGGGGTGATGCCGCTGCCGCCGAGCCAAGCGGGAGCGACGTCGTCGATTCCGGCTCTCGATGCGATCGTGATGCGGTGCCTTGCCAAATCGCCCGACGATCGCCCCGACAACGCCGCTCAGCTGCGGACGCGACTGGAAGAACTTGCCGCCAAACAACCCTGGACGGCCGACGAAGCCAACGCCTGGTGGCGAGCCAATTCCCAGCCGAAGCCCCAGCCGAAGCCCCAAGCGGCCACATAG
- a CDS encoding pyruvate carboxylase, translated as MRPIRKLLAANRSEIATRVFRSAHELGIRTVAIYSYEDRYALHRFKADEAYQIGKPGEPIRSYLDIPTIVQTCLTHDIDAVHPGYGFLSERADFAQALEDAGITFVGPSVNSLQQLGDKVAARKIAQQVNVPVLGGTNQALRDLDDAIQQAAAVGYPVMLKASKGGGGRGMRVVRTEQELAANFEQAQRESLTAFGSDEVFVERFVERARHIEVQLLGDQHGNLLHLFERDCSVQRRHQKVVELAPAPNLPAETRQALCDAALAIGNKVGYENAGTVEFLLDVDSGDFFFIEVNPRIQVEHTVTEEVTGIDLVKSQILVASGLSLTDAELSLPPQDEIKTVGFAMQCRVTTEDPANQFLPDYGRITHYRSAGGLGIRLDAGSAFSGAVVNPFYDSMLVKVSARGRTLAESASRMERCLQEFRIRGVKTNIPFLVRLIKNDQFLSGNATTRLIDTTPDLFNLPNRRDRATKLLKYLGETIVNGNPLVLDRPVATRRLPAPVPEIPVAAKRPEGSRDVFLKSGVTGLVDWINNQSSLLLTDTTMRDAHQSLLATRVRSFDMLQIAPAYSQYASELFSLEMWGGATFDTSMRFLNECPWNRLVDLRAAVPNILFQMLLRASNAVGYTNYPDNVVQLFVKEAASAGMDVFRVFDALNWVPNMRVAMDAVIEAGGICEASICYTGDIQDPARTKYSLNYYVDLAKELEKLGAHLLAIKDMAGLLKPQAARTLVKALKENVGIPIHFHTHDTGGIQGASILAAADEGLQIADAALAPLSGGTSQVNLNTLVEALRNTPRASKLSTEALTSLATYWQAAREFYTPFESLVLPATGDLYEHEMPGGQYTNLFQQARALGLSDRWAEVCKTYASCNTLLGDIVKVTPTSKAVGDLALFMVANELTADDVLQAEKPIAFPASVVDLVGGRMGQPPGGFPERMLEVVLQGETPVTGRPGESMPPADIAAAKAEAKELVGSDADRYAASILLYPKVFRDYADYRREFGDVSHIPTPNFFYGQQPGEEIAVDIEPGKRLIVKYLATGQPHPDGHRTVFFELNGQPREIEVIDKALEPENAKAVKADPSDPAHIAANMPGMVVSVAVCEGDKVQAGQKLLVLEAMKMETTIAAPHKGTVGKLVVKPGSQVDTGDLVVILDS; from the coding sequence ATGCGTCCCATCCGAAAATTGCTTGCCGCCAACCGCAGTGAAATCGCAACCCGCGTTTTTCGCAGTGCCCATGAATTGGGAATCCGCACCGTCGCGATCTATTCCTACGAAGATCGTTACGCCCTGCATCGCTTCAAAGCCGATGAAGCGTACCAGATCGGCAAGCCGGGCGAACCGATTCGTTCGTATTTGGACATTCCGACGATCGTGCAAACTTGCCTTACGCACGACATCGACGCGGTCCACCCCGGATACGGATTCCTTTCCGAACGAGCCGATTTCGCCCAAGCGTTGGAAGACGCCGGGATTACATTTGTCGGACCAAGCGTCAATTCGTTGCAACAGCTCGGCGACAAAGTAGCCGCTCGCAAAATCGCACAACAGGTCAACGTACCCGTCCTCGGCGGGACCAATCAAGCCCTCCGCGACCTCGATGACGCGATCCAACAGGCCGCAGCGGTCGGATATCCGGTGATGTTGAAAGCGTCCAAAGGGGGCGGCGGTCGAGGCATGCGGGTTGTCCGCACCGAACAGGAACTGGCCGCCAATTTTGAACAGGCTCAGCGAGAGTCGCTGACGGCGTTTGGCAGCGACGAAGTTTTCGTCGAACGCTTTGTCGAGCGAGCTCGGCACATCGAAGTGCAATTGTTAGGCGATCAGCATGGCAACCTGTTGCACCTGTTCGAGCGCGACTGCAGCGTCCAGCGGCGGCATCAAAAGGTGGTCGAACTGGCCCCCGCTCCGAACCTCCCTGCCGAGACGCGTCAGGCGTTGTGCGATGCGGCGTTGGCGATCGGAAACAAAGTCGGCTACGAAAACGCCGGAACCGTTGAATTCCTGCTGGATGTCGATTCGGGAGACTTCTTCTTTATCGAGGTCAATCCACGGATTCAAGTCGAGCACACGGTTACCGAAGAGGTGACCGGGATCGATCTGGTCAAATCGCAAATCTTGGTCGCCAGCGGTTTGTCGTTGACCGATGCCGAATTGTCGCTGCCACCTCAAGACGAGATTAAGACAGTCGGATTTGCGATGCAGTGCCGGGTGACGACCGAAGATCCCGCAAACCAATTCCTCCCCGACTATGGCCGGATCACCCACTATCGCTCCGCTGGCGGCCTTGGGATTCGCTTGGATGCTGGTAGCGCCTTCAGCGGTGCCGTTGTCAATCCATTCTATGATTCGATGCTCGTGAAGGTCTCCGCACGCGGACGCACGCTGGCCGAATCGGCATCGCGGATGGAACGCTGTTTACAGGAATTCCGCATCCGTGGCGTGAAGACCAACATCCCGTTCCTGGTCCGTTTGATCAAAAACGATCAATTCCTTTCCGGAAATGCGACAACGCGTCTGATCGACACGACTCCCGATCTGTTTAATCTGCCGAACCGTCGCGATCGTGCGACCAAACTGCTGAAATACCTCGGCGAAACGATCGTCAACGGGAATCCGTTGGTTTTGGATCGCCCGGTTGCCACGCGGCGGTTGCCCGCGCCAGTCCCCGAGATCCCTGTCGCCGCCAAACGCCCCGAAGGCTCCCGCGATGTGTTTCTGAAGAGTGGTGTCACCGGCCTGGTCGATTGGATCAACAACCAATCGAGCTTGCTGTTGACCGATACCACGATGCGCGACGCGCACCAATCGCTGCTGGCGACGCGTGTGCGCAGCTTCGATATGCTGCAGATCGCACCCGCCTATTCGCAATATGCGTCCGAATTGTTCTCGCTGGAAATGTGGGGGGGGGCGACGTTTGATACCTCGATGCGTTTCCTGAACGAATGCCCCTGGAATCGGTTGGTCGATCTGCGAGCGGCGGTCCCCAACATTCTGTTCCAGATGCTGCTGAGAGCCTCCAACGCGGTCGGCTACACCAACTATCCCGACAACGTCGTGCAACTGTTTGTCAAGGAAGCGGCCTCCGCCGGGATGGATGTCTTCCGCGTCTTCGACGCCTTGAACTGGGTCCCGAACATGCGTGTCGCCATGGATGCGGTGATCGAGGCGGGGGGGATCTGCGAAGCGTCGATCTGTTACACCGGCGACATCCAGGACCCTGCGCGGACGAAATACTCGCTGAACTATTACGTCGATCTGGCCAAGGAACTGGAAAAACTGGGGGCTCACCTGCTGGCGATCAAAGACATGGCGGGGCTGCTGAAACCCCAAGCGGCCCGCACGCTCGTCAAAGCGTTGAAAGAGAACGTCGGTATTCCGATCCATTTCCACACCCATGACACCGGCGGGATTCAAGGGGCTTCGATTCTGGCGGCTGCCGACGAAGGCCTGCAGATCGCCGACGCGGCCCTTGCGCCACTGTCGGGGGGAACTTCGCAGGTCAACCTGAACACGCTGGTCGAAGCGTTGCGAAACACACCGCGAGCCAGCAAGCTGTCGACCGAAGCGTTGACCTCGTTGGCCACCTACTGGCAAGCGGCTCGCGAGTTCTACACACCGTTTGAAAGTTTGGTCCTACCCGCCACCGGCGATCTGTACGAACACGAGATGCCGGGGGGCCAATACACCAACCTGTTCCAACAGGCCCGCGCCCTGGGGCTCAGCGACCGCTGGGCCGAAGTCTGTAAAACCTACGCGTCGTGCAACACGTTGTTAGGGGATATCGTCAAAGTCACGCCAACATCCAAGGCGGTCGGCGACCTGGCACTCTTCATGGTCGCCAATGAATTGACCGCTGACGATGTGCTGCAAGCGGAAAAACCGATCGCGTTCCCCGCATCGGTCGTCGATTTGGTCGGTGGCCGGATGGGACAACCACCGGGTGGTTTCCCCGAACGGATGCTCGAAGTCGTGCTGCAAGGCGAGACGCCGGTGACTGGCCGTCCGGGTGAATCGATGCCCCCCGCGGATATCGCAGCGGCTAAAGCGGAAGCGAAGGAATTGGTCGGCAGCGACGCCGATCGCTACGCCGCATCGATCCTGTTGTATCCCAAGGTGTTCCGCGATTACGCCGATTATCGCCGCGAATTCGGTGACGTCAGCCACATCCCAACCCCAAACTTCTTCTACGGCCAACAACCGGGCGAAGAGATCGCTGTCGATATCGAGCCAGGAAAACGCTTGATCGTCAAATATTTGGCGACCGGGCAACCCCATCCCGATGGACACCGGACCGTCTTCTTTGAACTCAACGGCCAGCCCCGCGAAATCGAAGTGATCGACAAGGCGTTGGAGCCAGAGAACGCCAAAGCGGTTAAGGCCGACCCGAGCGATCCCGCCCACATCGCAGCGAACATGCCCGGCATGGTCGTCAGCGTTGCGGTCTGCGAGGGTGATAAGGTTCAGGCCGGGCAAAAGCTGCTGGTATTGGAAGCGATGAAGATGGAAACGACCATCGCTGCCCCCCACAAAGGTACGGTTGGGAAGTTAGTTGTGAAGCCCGGTAGCCAGGTGGACACGGGAGATCTTGTGGTTATTTTGGACAGTTAA